The region CCACCGGCCTGACCGCCCCGGAGGCCCTGGCCGCCCCCGCCCCCACCGAAACCCCCGCGTCCCCCGCCCTGGCCGACGGCCTCGCGCTCACCCCTCCGATGGGTTTCAACAACTGGAACTCCACGCACTGCCGGGCCGAGTTCAACGAGACCATGGTCAAGGGGATCGCGGACCTCTTCGTGGAGAAGGGACTCAAGGACGCCGGGTACCAGTACGTCAATCTGGACGACTGCTGGGCTCTGCCGTCCCGGAACGCCGACGGCAAGCTGGTACCCGACCCGACGCGCTTCCCGAACGGGATCAAGGCGGTCGCCGACTACGTGCACGCCAAGGGGCTCAAGCTCGGCATCTACACCAGCGCGGGCACGAAGACGTGCGACAGCGTCGGGTTCCCGGGCGCTCTCGGCCACGAGTACAGCGACGCCCGGCAGTTCGCGGACTGGGGCGTCGACTACCTCAAGTACGACAACTGCAACAACCAGGGCGTGGACGCCAAGCAGCGCTACACGACCATGCGGGACGCGCTCAAGGCGACCGGCCGGCCCATCGTCTACAGCCTCTGCGAATGGGGCGAGAACAAGCCCTGGGAGTGGGCCTCGGACGTCGGACATCTGTGGCGTACGACCGGTGACATCAGCGACAACTGGGGCTCGATGCTGTCGATCCTCAAGCAGAACCTGCCCCTCGCCCCGCACGCGGGTCCCGGTCACTGGAACGACCCGGACATGCTGGAGGTCGGCAACGGCGGCATGACCGACACCGAGTACCGCTCGCACTTCTCGATGTGGTCGGTCATGGCGGCTCCGCTGCTCATCGGCTCGGATCTGCGCAAGGCGTCGGCCGCCACCTTCGACATCCTCGACAACAAGGAAGTCATCGCGGTCGACCAGGACCCCCTGGGCAAGCAGGGCACCGTGCTCTCCTCCGAGGGCGGACGCTGGGTCGTCGCCAAGGAGATGAAGGACGGCAGCCGGACGGTGGCGCTGTTCAACGAGACCGGCAGCGCCCAGCACATCGCCACGACCACGACGGCCGTGGGGCTGCCTGCCGCCCACGGCTACACCC is a window of Streptomyces sp. NBC_00271 DNA encoding:
- a CDS encoding NPCBM/NEW2 domain-containing protein; the encoded protein is MRHLPTRTTRTTRRRVVGALATALLCTTGLTAPEALAAPAPTETPASPALADGLALTPPMGFNNWNSTHCRAEFNETMVKGIADLFVEKGLKDAGYQYVNLDDCWALPSRNADGKLVPDPTRFPNGIKAVADYVHAKGLKLGIYTSAGTKTCDSVGFPGALGHEYSDARQFADWGVDYLKYDNCNNQGVDAKQRYTTMRDALKATGRPIVYSLCEWGENKPWEWASDVGHLWRTTGDISDNWGSMLSILKQNLPLAPHAGPGHWNDPDMLEVGNGGMTDTEYRSHFSMWSVMAAPLLIGSDLRKASAATFDILDNKEVIAVDQDPLGKQGTVLSSEGGRWVVAKEMKDGSRTVALFNETGSAQHIATTTTAVGLPAAHGYTLRDLWQHRSYNTAGAISATVPAHGTVLVRVSADRHWAKNPPAVELGLDGGPLVEAGKPVSLTSAMTDLGRTPARHVSVALSGPTGWKVAAASPTTAGTVRTGHSLRTKWRVTAPEGTAAGSYDLTLRATYRSPTGIRTESVLPLTVSVVVAPPSGVSYLGDLPWLSTTNGFGPVERNTSNGESAAGDGHPITLGGVVYAKGLGAHAPSAIEYYTGKRCRTVTADVGVDDEKGAKGTVAFEIWADGALVASTGVLTNTMPAQPVSADVTGAQVVRLVVTDGGDGVDSDHADWADARLTC